One window of Candidatus Thermoplasmatota archaeon genomic DNA carries:
- a CDS encoding RNA methyltransferase, whose amino-acid sequence MELFVILVEPKYSGNVGAVARVMMNFGFRNLIIVSPSFSVDNDDCRKMAVHAQDILDNAVILDSFGEALKHVDYMVGTSSIDSKNEKHHLRNALPLKEFSSEVYRMEGAVGIAFGREDYGLFNEELKQCDVMLKIPTSDAYPSLNLSHAAGVVLYELFSQRREFEQPRLADRIEKEKLYEYFDKLLESINYPDHKKENTKVMFRRIIGRAMLSKWEYHTLMGVFKKSRTK is encoded by the coding sequence ATGGAGCTTTTTGTGATACTTGTGGAGCCCAAATATTCTGGCAATGTGGGTGCGGTGGCAAGAGTGATGATGAACTTTGGTTTTCGCAATCTTATCATTGTTTCACCATCGTTTTCCGTCGACAATGACGACTGCAGAAAAATGGCTGTCCATGCCCAGGATATTTTAGATAACGCTGTCATCCTCGACAGTTTCGGAGAAGCGTTGAAACATGTGGACTATATGGTCGGCACCTCTTCCATCGACAGCAAGAATGAAAAGCACCATCTCAGAAATGCTTTGCCGCTGAAAGAATTTTCGTCAGAGGTATATAGGATGGAAGGCGCTGTAGGCATAGCTTTCGGAAGAGAAGATTACGGATTATTCAATGAAGAACTCAAACAATGCGATGTCATGCTGAAAATACCTACCTCGGATGCCTATCCCAGCCTGAATCTGTCCCATGCTGCAGGTGTTGTTTTATACGAACTGTTTTCCCAAAGAAGAGAATTCGAACAGCCCAGGCTTGCCGACAGGATAGAAAAAGAAAAGTTGTATGAATACTTCGACAAATTGCTTGAGAGCATAAACTATCCCGACCACAAAAAAGAAAATACCAAGGTAATGTTCCGCCGCATCATTGGACGAGCAATGCTCTCCAAGTGGGAATACCACACCCTTATGGGCGTTTTTAAAAAATCAAGGACTAAATAG